A single region of the Streptomyces caelestis genome encodes:
- a CDS encoding ABC transporter permease subunit codes for MMWLSWRQFRIQALFGAGALAVLAVYMVSLGADIRDAYDAYQAKCEGSANCAEARSQFRSAYQNTLLFLATGLALIPAVIGTFWGAPLVARELENGTHRLVWNQSVTRPRWLLSKILLVGLAAVIVTGAAAALLTWAARPFDEVVKEQFETFVFGARNIAPIGYAAVAFTFGTVVGLLLRKTLPAMAVTLVVFLAFQFFFPNVVRPSLMPPVKATLPMTVEAINGAQNLGSIGGGSVIGGVKIPNPPDAWIAETSPLRTADGKTLSASKFNDCLDSPPKTGAGGTFGDTAVCLAKHNLHVDVQYHPSSRYWSFQWLETAIYLTLSGVLTAFGLWRIRRRVS; via the coding sequence ATGATGTGGCTGAGCTGGCGGCAGTTCCGCATCCAGGCGCTGTTCGGCGCCGGCGCACTGGCCGTTCTTGCCGTGTACATGGTGTCCCTCGGTGCAGACATCCGCGATGCCTACGACGCCTACCAAGCCAAGTGCGAGGGCTCGGCCAACTGCGCCGAGGCAAGGAGCCAGTTCCGCAGCGCATACCAGAACACCCTGCTGTTCCTGGCGACCGGACTCGCCCTGATTCCCGCCGTCATCGGCACCTTCTGGGGCGCTCCCCTGGTCGCCCGGGAACTGGAGAACGGCACCCACCGGCTGGTGTGGAACCAGAGCGTCACCCGCCCGCGCTGGCTCCTCAGCAAGATCCTGCTCGTTGGCTTGGCCGCTGTGATCGTGACCGGCGCGGCTGCGGCCCTGCTCACCTGGGCGGCCCGCCCCTTCGACGAGGTGGTCAAGGAGCAGTTCGAGACGTTCGTGTTCGGCGCCCGTAACATCGCCCCGATCGGCTACGCCGCGGTGGCCTTCACATTCGGCACAGTCGTTGGGCTCCTGCTGCGCAAGACCCTGCCCGCGATGGCTGTGACGCTCGTCGTCTTCCTCGCTTTCCAGTTCTTCTTCCCCAACGTGGTGCGGCCCAGCCTCATGCCGCCGGTCAAGGCCACGCTGCCGATGACGGTCGAAGCCATCAATGGGGCGCAGAATCTGGGCAGCATCGGCGGTGGCTCCGTCATCGGCGGGGTGAAAATTCCCAACCCGCCCGACGCGTGGATTGCTGAGACGAGCCCGCTGCGCACCGCAGACGGCAAGACCCTCAGCGCGAGCAAGTTCAACGACTGCCTCGACAGCCCGCCCAAGACCGGTGCGGGCGGCACGTTCGGCGACACGGCAGTGTGCCTCGCCAAGCACAACCTCCATGTCGACGTCCAATACCACCCCAGCAGCCGCTACTGGTCGTTCCAATGGCTGGAGACGGCGATCTACCTGACACTCAGCGGAGTCCTCACTGCGTTCGGCCTCTGGCGGATCCGGCGCCGGGTGAGTTGA
- a CDS encoding MFS transporter: MSEDFGTVDRRPLTAVLAANIVSITGNCLTYMGVPWFVLQSTGSAARAGIVAFCTLLPAVLAALVIGPVIDRMGRRRVSVASDLACAVAVAAIPLLQFAGILQFWMLCVLMAMTGLFRAPGETARGVLLPTLAERAGMPLTRAAGLYDGAARCAALTASALGGVLIAVLGAENVLLVDAATFAVAAPLFAFGVRGLPEAQAQRRAEPTSLRAYRRELAEGYRFVAATPLLLGLCLMTLVTRGLDQGWSAVLLPVHAREELDGAVDLGLLNAAFGVCALTGALVFGAVGSRFRRWPVFTIAFLIGGLPRFVVAAFTDAFTPLAVIMAVEGLAFGVLNPIMATVTYETVPEDLRSRVLSATTASVQLVTPLGGLAAGFLVDSAGLPSTLLTVGGVYLLATLCPVIFPAWRQMDSTGSPHDRAEGSPLRGSGSKRV, translated from the coding sequence GTGTCCGAAGACTTCGGGACGGTTGATCGCCGTCCTCTGACAGCGGTTCTTGCCGCCAACATCGTTTCGATCACTGGGAATTGCCTTACGTACATGGGCGTGCCGTGGTTCGTGCTGCAGAGCACGGGCAGCGCCGCCAGGGCCGGGATCGTCGCGTTCTGCACACTGCTGCCCGCCGTGCTCGCTGCGCTCGTCATCGGTCCGGTCATCGACCGGATGGGGCGACGACGGGTGAGTGTCGCCTCGGATCTCGCCTGCGCAGTCGCCGTTGCGGCGATCCCGCTGCTGCAGTTCGCCGGCATCCTGCAGTTCTGGATGCTGTGCGTGCTGATGGCGATGACAGGGCTGTTCCGTGCGCCGGGTGAAACCGCTCGCGGCGTGCTGTTGCCCACGCTCGCCGAACGCGCCGGCATGCCGCTGACCAGGGCTGCGGGGCTGTACGACGGTGCGGCACGCTGTGCGGCGCTGACGGCATCCGCTCTCGGAGGCGTGCTGATCGCCGTACTCGGAGCCGAGAACGTCCTGTTGGTGGATGCCGCGACATTCGCAGTGGCCGCGCCACTGTTCGCGTTCGGAGTGCGCGGCCTGCCCGAGGCGCAGGCCCAACGACGGGCCGAGCCGACGTCGCTGCGTGCCTACCGTCGTGAACTCGCGGAAGGGTATCGCTTCGTAGCGGCCACGCCGTTGCTGCTGGGCCTGTGCCTGATGACGCTGGTCACCAGGGGGCTCGACCAGGGATGGAGTGCTGTGCTCCTGCCCGTGCATGCCCGTGAGGAGCTTGATGGCGCCGTCGATCTTGGTCTGCTGAACGCGGCGTTCGGGGTTTGCGCTCTGACGGGGGCGCTGGTCTTTGGGGCGGTGGGCAGCCGCTTTCGGCGGTGGCCCGTGTTCACGATCGCCTTTCTCATCGGGGGCCTGCCGCGCTTCGTGGTGGCCGCCTTCACCGACGCCTTCACCCCGCTGGCTGTGATCATGGCGGTAGAGGGTCTCGCCTTCGGTGTACTCAACCCCATCATGGCCACCGTGACGTATGAGACGGTGCCGGAGGACCTGCGCAGCCGCGTGCTGAGTGCGACAACGGCCTCGGTGCAGCTGGTCACTCCGCTGGGCGGACTGGCCGCAGGCTTCCTCGTGGATTCGGCCGGCCTACCCTCCACGCTGCTGACGGTTGGCGGTGTGTATCTGCTCGCCACGCTGTGCCCGGTGATCTTTCCGGCCTGGAGGCAGATGGACAGTACCGGCTCTCCCCATGACAGAGCGGAGGGCTCGCCGCTGCGGGGCTCGGGATCGAAGCGGGTGTAG
- a CDS encoding NF041680 family putative transposase codes for MSLLPDAVRREAFAEASRFRGEFYECLTARRDELFELADAVLCADGAVKSPVDLTLLPEHRRGHGAMYGGLNHGRIDAGRLRTVLAGLSLPRFDDGRLVLAVDVSPWLRSDAPCSADRLFCHVYGRAKTASQFIPGWPYSFVAVLEPGATSWTAILDAVRLGPADDATAVTAAQLRGVVERLVATGQWQNGDPQIVIVSDAGYDVTRLAWVLRDLPVELVGRVRSDRVMRLPKPPRVHDPKGGRPPKHGPEFRFAKPETWPEPAITTVTATTNYGQAETQAWDRVHPRLTHRSSWLDHDGELPLVEGTLIRLKVEHLSKDRDAPPVWLWSSKTGAAPDDVDRFWQAFLRRFDLEHTFRFAKQTLGWTTPKLRTPQAADRWTWLLIVAHTQLRLARPLAADLRRPWEKPATSDRLTPARVRRGFRNIRAHLACPARVPKPRGADPGRPPGAKNKHRARHYDVGKTVKRPETLKAIGKPGRSW; via the coding sequence GTGAGTCTGCTGCCTGATGCTGTCCGGAGGGAAGCGTTCGCGGAAGCGTCACGCTTCCGGGGAGAGTTCTACGAGTGCCTGACCGCCCGGCGCGACGAGTTGTTCGAGCTGGCAGACGCGGTGCTGTGTGCGGACGGTGCTGTGAAGTCCCCGGTGGACCTGACGCTGCTGCCCGAACACCGACGTGGGCACGGAGCGATGTACGGCGGCCTGAACCACGGCCGGATCGATGCTGGTCGGTTGCGGACGGTGCTGGCCGGACTGTCGCTGCCGCGGTTCGACGACGGCCGACTGGTCCTCGCAGTCGATGTGTCACCGTGGCTTCGCTCGGATGCGCCGTGCTCAGCGGACCGGCTGTTCTGCCACGTCTACGGCCGGGCGAAGACGGCATCGCAGTTCATCCCGGGCTGGCCGTACTCCTTTGTCGCCGTGCTGGAGCCGGGTGCCACCTCCTGGACCGCGATCCTGGACGCGGTCCGGCTGGGACCTGCAGACGACGCGACCGCGGTCACCGCCGCCCAGCTCCGAGGAGTCGTTGAACGGCTCGTCGCGACCGGCCAGTGGCAAAACGGGGACCCGCAGATCGTGATCGTCAGCGACGCCGGCTATGACGTCACCCGCCTGGCCTGGGTCCTGCGCGACCTGCCCGTCGAGCTTGTCGGCCGCGTCCGCTCCGACCGGGTCATGCGCCTGCCCAAGCCGCCTCGCGTCCACGACCCGAAGGGCGGACGGCCCCCTAAGCACGGCCCGGAATTCCGCTTCGCCAAGCCGGAGACCTGGCCCGAGCCCGCGATCACCACGGTCACCGCAACCACCAACTACGGCCAGGCCGAGACTCAGGCATGGGACCGGGTCCACCCAAGGCTCACCCACCGCTCCTCATGGCTCGACCACGACGGTGAACTTCCCTTGGTCGAGGGCACGTTGATCCGGTTGAAGGTCGAGCATCTGTCGAAGGACCGTGATGCCCCGCCGGTGTGGTTGTGGTCCTCCAAGACCGGCGCCGCTCCGGACGACGTGGACCGATTCTGGCAGGCATTTCTCCGCCGCTTCGACCTGGAGCACACCTTCCGCTTCGCGAAGCAGACCCTGGGCTGGACCACCCCGAAACTCCGCACTCCCCAGGCCGCGGACCGCTGGACCTGGCTCCTGATCGTCGCTCACACCCAGCTCCGGCTCGCCCGGCCTCTCGCCGCGGACCTCCGCCGGCCCTGGGAGAAACCGGCCACCTCCGACCGGCTCACCCCGGCCCGGGTCCGCCGAGGGTTCAGGAACATCCGCGCTCACCTCGCCTGCCCGGCCCGTGTTCCCAAACCCCGAGGAGCCGACCCCGGAAGGCCGCCTGGTGCCAAGAACAAGCACCGGGCACGCCACTACGACGTCGGCAAAACCGTCAAACGCCCAGAGACCCTCAAGGCCATCGGCAAGCCTGGAAGATCCTGGTAG
- a CDS encoding metal transporter, translated as MLFNIGLGVVFTLGIVFTMFMLMDSWGGASWVFGSAVSIIVGGLALMRERQKMLTAVGGLAVTAVGVAVSLIAGDDLPQEPAPITALALSVLVGSSIRALPRGPAAGIAAGGVVVTGGAWFDGWSGVTSLTTMGMIAALVMGSVLRGLDRNRHANASAPQGSWTNPPRS; from the coding sequence ATGCTCTTCAACATCGGGCTCGGCGTCGTGTTCACCCTGGGGATCGTCTTCACGATGTTCATGCTCATGGACAGCTGGGGCGGCGCCTCCTGGGTGTTCGGCTCCGCCGTCTCGATCATCGTGGGCGGCCTCGCGCTGATGCGCGAGCGGCAGAAGATGCTGACCGCGGTCGGGGGCCTGGCTGTGACGGCCGTCGGCGTCGCGGTGTCCCTGATCGCCGGGGACGACCTGCCGCAGGAGCCCGCGCCCATCACGGCGCTGGCCCTGTCGGTGCTCGTCGGCTCCTCAATCAGGGCGCTGCCGAGGGGACCGGCCGCCGGGATCGCTGCGGGTGGCGTCGTGGTAACCGGGGGCGCCTGGTTCGACGGGTGGTCCGGCGTGACGAGCCTGACCACGATGGGGATGATCGCCGCCCTCGTGATGGGGTCGGTGCTGCGTGGCCTCGACCGCAACCGGCACGCCAACGCCTCCGCCCCGCAGGGCTCCTGGACCAACCCGCCGCGTTCGTAG
- a CDS encoding ABC transporter ATP-binding protein, with protein sequence MPHADSPPAFHAEGLTKKYGRRGKLALSDVNLTIPSGRVIGLVGPNGAGKSTLLHLACGLIEPTSGSLTVLGSRPAANASHLARVGFVAQNTPVYGSFTVAEHVKLGAKMNPAWDPALAERRISQVGLNPAQKAGQLSGGQRAQLALTIAAAKRPELLIFDEPAAALDPLARKGFLQNLTEFVLELGASAVLSSHLLGDIEQVCDYLIVLCDSRVQVAGDTRDLLARHARLVAPRGEFERLPAGIEVISVEHSGAHSSAVVRTDSEPEALRYQAEPVTLEELVLGYMTRAAAVPVARTGAAFRGAQR encoded by the coding sequence ATGCCACATGCAGATTCCCCTCCGGCATTTCATGCAGAGGGTTTGACGAAGAAATACGGCCGCCGCGGCAAGCTGGCCCTGAGCGACGTGAACCTCACCATCCCCTCCGGTCGTGTCATCGGCCTTGTCGGCCCGAACGGGGCGGGCAAGTCGACCCTGCTGCACCTGGCCTGCGGGCTGATCGAGCCGACGTCCGGCTCGCTGACCGTGCTGGGGTCACGTCCCGCGGCGAACGCCTCGCATCTGGCCCGGGTGGGCTTCGTCGCGCAGAACACGCCGGTGTATGGCTCGTTCACCGTGGCCGAGCATGTGAAGCTCGGCGCGAAGATGAACCCGGCGTGGGACCCGGCCCTGGCTGAGCGGCGTATCAGCCAGGTGGGGCTGAACCCCGCGCAGAAGGCTGGGCAGCTGTCGGGTGGCCAGCGAGCGCAGCTGGCGCTGACCATCGCGGCGGCCAAGAGGCCTGAGCTGCTGATCTTCGACGAGCCGGCGGCGGCGCTGGACCCGCTGGCCCGCAAGGGCTTCCTGCAGAACCTGACGGAGTTCGTCCTCGAGCTCGGTGCCAGCGCCGTGCTGTCCTCGCACCTGCTCGGCGATATCGAGCAGGTCTGCGACTACCTCATCGTGCTGTGCGACTCGCGGGTGCAGGTCGCCGGCGATACCCGGGATCTGCTGGCCAGGCACGCGCGACTGGTCGCGCCTCGCGGCGAGTTCGAGCGGCTGCCCGCCGGCATCGAGGTGATCTCGGTGGAGCACAGCGGCGCGCACAGCAGCGCGGTCGTCCGCACCGACAGCGAGCCCGAGGCCCTGCGTTATCAGGCCGAGCCCGTCACGCTTGAGGAACTCGTCCTCGGTTACATGACCCGGGCAGCCGCCGTACCCGTCGCCCGGACCGGGGCCGCATTCCGGGGGGCCCAGCGATGA
- a CDS encoding pentapeptide repeat-containing protein, which produces MREVRHTVIRLIRDHLRLSHSHPRSWQGHGFDFTGAVFDGADFSSTEFIGGTVDFTGAQFTGSAVDFNVVFNGGTVDFSRAYGVAPNGLPSSGSSLPPGLILPPTW; this is translated from the coding sequence CTGCGGGAGGTCCGCCACACCGTCATCCGGCTCATCCGCGACCACCTCCGCCTGTCGCACTCTCATCCGCGCTCCTGGCAGGGACACGGCTTCGACTTCACCGGCGCCGTGTTTGACGGCGCAGACTTCTCGTCAACGGAGTTCATCGGCGGCACTGTCGACTTCACCGGCGCACAGTTCACCGGCAGCGCCGTCGACTTCAACGTGGTGTTCAACGGCGGCACGGTTGACTTCTCGCGTGCTTACGGTGTGGCCCCGAATGGCCTGCCTTCAAGTGGTTCGTCGCTGCCGCCCGGGCTGATCCTGCCTCCTACCTGGTAG
- a CDS encoding trypsin-like serine peptidase, which translates to MTNLPNDDTAEPLTLEQLLEMDNDPVSGEMIPAEMRESMSERVVHLSSPDGSERAKLPDLGAELARNGSFQLPEGVFLGRLGGDGRTQEGVGDSWASTTPPHRPDWRPRVYHPKVAPTEPPPWGVKNGKGVRLHKVYGPENRTPFRPEGYPMTCIGRIEVFESGVRRQFGTAALVGPRHIATSAHLMPRDGGAGRWAVRFVPGFFNGVSTVGLESFCEAYRHVVHPNNVSDSTQDRDFAVLKLYNPLGNPLGWFGTKTYDDDWEDEGRWTLVGYPGSITGAERPTFQNGISVIDDDPSGEWSEIEHRGDASDGNSGGPLFGTFPDGLPYIIGVHSGDEVRMAGPIVAEDNNVCAGGVGMPRMVNALRAEWP; encoded by the coding sequence ATGACCAACCTGCCGAATGACGACACCGCGGAACCGCTGACACTGGAGCAGTTGCTGGAAATGGACAACGACCCCGTCTCCGGCGAGATGATCCCGGCTGAGATGCGGGAATCGATGTCCGAGAGGGTGGTGCACCTCTCCAGCCCGGACGGCAGCGAACGGGCCAAGCTGCCGGATCTGGGAGCCGAGCTCGCACGGAACGGGTCGTTCCAGTTGCCAGAGGGTGTGTTCCTGGGGCGGCTCGGAGGTGACGGTCGGACACAGGAGGGGGTCGGAGATTCCTGGGCGTCCACGACGCCGCCTCATCGGCCCGATTGGCGACCCCGCGTCTACCATCCGAAGGTCGCACCCACGGAACCGCCGCCGTGGGGGGTCAAGAACGGCAAAGGCGTGCGGTTGCACAAGGTGTACGGCCCTGAGAATCGCACCCCCTTCCGTCCTGAGGGCTACCCGATGACTTGTATCGGCCGCATCGAGGTCTTCGAGTCCGGCGTGAGGAGGCAGTTTGGGACGGCCGCGCTCGTCGGACCACGCCATATCGCCACCAGTGCGCACCTCATGCCCCGGGACGGGGGCGCCGGACGATGGGCCGTCAGGTTCGTCCCTGGATTCTTCAACGGCGTGTCGACGGTGGGCCTGGAGTCGTTTTGCGAGGCGTACCGCCACGTCGTCCACCCGAACAACGTGAGTGACTCCACTCAGGACCGCGACTTCGCCGTCCTGAAGCTCTACAACCCCCTAGGAAACCCCCTCGGGTGGTTCGGTACCAAAACCTACGACGACGACTGGGAGGACGAGGGACGCTGGACGCTGGTCGGGTATCCAGGCAGCATCACGGGCGCGGAGCGACCCACCTTCCAGAACGGCATCTCCGTGATCGACGACGACCCCTCGGGGGAATGGAGTGAGATCGAGCACCGCGGGGACGCGTCTGACGGGAACTCCGGCGGGCCGTTGTTCGGCACGTTTCCGGACGGGCTGCCCTACATCATCGGGGTTCACTCCGGCGACGAGGTGCGCATGGCTGGTCCCATTGTCGCGGAGGATAACAACGTCTGCGCGGGCGGAGTTGGGATGCCGCGGATGGTGAACGCTCTGCGCGCCGAGTGGCCCTGA
- a CDS encoding DUF6300 family protein: MRPCSRCGGDLLLQRNGPWGTGVWMKLCPACDADRPAAGAFIRWHRNPDRDPKALPKLFEEWETETMYAHGWSRAAQSRRLLARRPHPASRRVDKAEPLQLS, from the coding sequence CTGCGGCCCTGCTCCCGCTGCGGAGGCGACCTTCTCCTGCAGCGGAACGGCCCGTGGGGGACCGGTGTGTGGATGAAGCTCTGCCCGGCCTGCGACGCCGATCGCCCCGCCGCCGGCGCCTTCATCCGCTGGCACCGCAACCCCGACCGTGACCCGAAGGCGCTGCCCAAGCTGTTCGAGGAATGGGAGACCGAGACCATGTATGCCCACGGCTGGTCCCGCGCCGCGCAGTCCAGGCGCCTGCTTGCCCGTCGGCCCCACCCGGCCTCACGCCGCGTGGACAAGGCTGAGCCCCTACAGCTGTCTTGA
- a CDS encoding sensor histidine kinase translates to MAGELVDAVSAAQTGASTVELAAGAPAAPPNGADRGQRFGNLINVTIPDRWARGVSTVGLGVTFLTAIAIQAVAIAQTWGAAFWVPGAAAAVVVCGLAMMRHRERTWTAVAGLVVAALAVLIPLLPGTELPAGLGPSMALGLGVLIGSAVRVLPTVRAGAIAGAGLLVIAAQSAARPASAVVAIAAAAWLAALGVGLSLRMLDGRATATAERVRRAERLELARELHDIVAHHITGMLIQAQAAQIVARRSPENVSNSLTEIETAGSEALAAMRRVVGLLRDTDDAAPASPGPEALSTLVERFSRQGPKVRLSVPDDDTQWPPEVTSTVYRIVQEALTNVLRHARHARSIDVIVGRDAAAVTVEVADDAPPDSARPRHRGGYGLIGMRERVETLGGSLCAGPRPGAGWSVRATLPIPARGPG, encoded by the coding sequence GTGGCCGGAGAACTGGTGGACGCGGTGAGCGCCGCCCAGACCGGTGCCAGTACCGTGGAGTTGGCCGCCGGCGCGCCCGCGGCCCCGCCGAACGGCGCGGATCGCGGGCAGCGGTTCGGTAATCTGATCAACGTGACTATTCCGGACCGATGGGCCAGGGGCGTCTCCACCGTCGGGCTTGGCGTCACGTTCCTCACGGCGATCGCCATCCAGGCCGTCGCAATCGCGCAGACCTGGGGAGCCGCGTTCTGGGTACCTGGGGCCGCCGCCGCCGTGGTGGTGTGCGGGCTCGCGATGATGCGTCATCGGGAGCGGACCTGGACGGCGGTTGCGGGCCTCGTCGTTGCCGCGCTGGCGGTCCTCATCCCGCTGCTGCCCGGGACCGAGCTTCCCGCCGGGCTCGGACCCTCCATGGCCCTGGGCCTGGGAGTGCTCATCGGTTCCGCGGTCAGGGTGCTGCCGACGGTGCGGGCCGGGGCCATCGCGGGCGCCGGGCTGCTGGTGATCGCTGCCCAGTCCGCCGCCCGGCCGGCGTCGGCGGTCGTGGCCATCGCCGCAGCGGCCTGGCTGGCCGCCCTCGGGGTTGGGCTGTCGCTGCGCATGCTCGACGGCCGGGCGACGGCCACCGCCGAACGGGTGCGTCGGGCCGAACGGCTGGAGCTTGCCCGGGAACTGCACGACATCGTGGCCCATCACATCACGGGGATGCTGATCCAGGCGCAGGCCGCCCAGATCGTCGCGAGGCGGTCTCCGGAGAACGTGTCGAACTCGCTGACCGAGATCGAGACCGCCGGGTCCGAGGCCCTGGCAGCGATGCGCCGCGTCGTCGGGCTGCTGCGTGACACCGATGACGCGGCGCCTGCCTCACCTGGGCCGGAGGCTCTGAGCACGCTGGTCGAGCGCTTCAGCCGCCAGGGCCCGAAAGTGCGACTGAGCGTGCCCGACGACGACACGCAGTGGCCGCCGGAAGTGACCAGCACCGTGTACCGCATCGTCCAGGAGGCGCTGACGAACGTCCTGCGACACGCGCGGCACGCCCGCTCCATCGACGTCATCGTCGGCCGCGACGCCGCGGCCGTCACCGTGGAGGTCGCCGACGACGCCCCGCCGGACTCCGCCCGGCCCCGTCACCGCGGCGGGTACGGTTTGATCGGCATGCGCGAACGCGTCGAGACGCTCGGCGGCTCCTTGTGTGCCGGCCCCCGGCCCGGCGCCGGCTGGTCCGTGCGGGCGACCCTGCCCATCCCCGCCCGGGGGCCCGGATGA
- a CDS encoding response regulator, producing the protein MTIKVLLADDQAMIRRGLRLILEDQPDIAVIGEAADGAEAIEMARRLRPDVCLVDIRMPKLDGIEVTRALAGPGATDPIRVIVVTTFDLDEYVYGALRGGAAGFILKDAGPALLIEAVRAACNGEALVSPSVTLRLLKHLKETRAVPRGRARQSPQLSGRALEVVQAIARGRTNQEIAAELFISLSTVKSHLSGIQTKLGLRNRTEIAVWAWENRIVESTSE; encoded by the coding sequence ATGACCATCAAGGTTCTGCTCGCCGACGACCAGGCCATGATCCGCCGTGGCCTGCGGCTGATTCTGGAGGATCAGCCCGACATCGCCGTCATCGGGGAGGCCGCGGACGGCGCCGAGGCGATCGAGATGGCCAGGCGGCTGCGGCCGGACGTGTGCCTGGTGGACATCAGAATGCCCAAGCTCGACGGCATTGAGGTAACCCGCGCGCTGGCCGGCCCGGGCGCAACCGATCCGATACGGGTCATCGTCGTCACCACGTTCGATCTCGACGAGTACGTGTACGGGGCACTGCGCGGCGGCGCGGCCGGGTTCATCCTCAAGGACGCCGGTCCCGCCCTGCTCATCGAGGCCGTCCGCGCCGCGTGCAACGGCGAGGCGCTGGTCTCGCCGTCGGTCACCCTACGGCTGCTGAAGCACCTGAAAGAGACCAGGGCTGTGCCCCGCGGCCGCGCCAGGCAGTCGCCACAGCTGTCCGGACGCGCACTCGAGGTCGTGCAGGCCATCGCGCGTGGACGCACCAACCAGGAGATCGCCGCCGAGCTGTTCATCTCCCTCAGCACAGTCAAGAGCCACCTGTCGGGGATTCAGACCAAGCTCGGGCTGCGCAACCGGACCGAGATCGCCGTCTGGGCCTGGGAGAACCGCATCGTCGAGAGCACCTCTGAGTAA